The following proteins come from a genomic window of Desulforamulus hydrothermalis Lam5 = DSM 18033:
- the eutM gene encoding ethanolamine utilization microcompartment protein EutM, with amino-acid sequence MSRSEALGLIETRGLVGAIEAADAMVKAANVHLIGYEKVGGALVTVMVRGDVGAVKAATDAGAAAAQRVGELISVHVIPRPHSDVEMILPSRKEA; translated from the coding sequence ATGAGCAGATCTGAAGCATTAGGATTAATTGAAACCAGAGGTTTGGTAGGTGCCATTGAAGCAGCCGATGCCATGGTAAAAGCAGCTAACGTTCATCTGATTGGTTATGAAAAAGTTGGCGGCGCTCTGGTAACTGTTATGGTTAGAGGAGATGTAGGCGCTGTCAAAGCAGCTACCGATGCCGGTGCTGCTGCTGCCCAGCGGGTTGGCGAGCTGATTTCGGTGCACGTTATTCCCCGCCCGCACTCTGATGTAGAAATGATTCTCCCCTCCAGAAAAGAAGCATAA
- a CDS encoding phosphate propanoyltransferase: MGKYDALAELLLEVLKEGGYFKKDDNSIPVGISNRHIHLSQADLETLFGAGYQLTKIKDLSQPGQYACKETLTICGPKGAIENVRVLGPVRKETQVEILRSDCFKLGIIAPVRMSGDLQGTPGVTVIGPKGSVILPQGVIVAQRHIHMTLEDAKRLGVTDGEQVTIQVGGSRGGTFSNVVIRANNESALEFHVDTEEANAMLLEPNSKITILK; the protein is encoded by the coding sequence ATGGGTAAGTATGACGCTTTAGCAGAACTCCTGCTAGAAGTGCTCAAAGAAGGGGGGTATTTCAAAAAGGACGACAACTCCATACCTGTGGGAATATCTAACCGTCATATTCATCTTTCCCAGGCAGATTTGGAAACCCTGTTTGGTGCAGGATACCAATTGACAAAAATCAAAGACCTGTCTCAACCCGGGCAGTATGCCTGCAAAGAAACCCTCACCATCTGCGGGCCTAAGGGCGCCATAGAAAATGTGCGTGTGCTGGGTCCGGTGAGAAAAGAAACCCAGGTGGAGATATTGAGGTCAGATTGCTTTAAGCTTGGTATTATTGCGCCGGTACGCATGTCCGGCGATCTGCAGGGTACTCCGGGAGTTACTGTTATTGGTCCCAAGGGAAGCGTCATTCTGCCGCAAGGTGTAATTGTTGCGCAAAGGCATATCCACATGACCCTGGAAGATGCCAAACGCTTAGGCGTAACTGACGGAGAGCAGGTAACCATTCAAGTAGGTGGCTCCCGCGGCGGCACTTTCTCAAACGTTGTCATTCGAGCCAACAACGAATCAGCCCTTGAATTTCACGTTGATACGGAAGAAGCAAATGCCATGCTTCTTGAACCTAACTCTAAAATAACTATATTAAAATAA
- a CDS encoding acetaldehyde dehydrogenase (acetylating), whose amino-acid sequence METFDYDLQSVQEARNLARQAKLAQTQLAKFNSEQIDKIIQNMVRVAEENAVALAQMAVEETGFGKVEDKTMKNKLASTELYKFIKPMQTVGVIKDDQVNKVVEIAEPVGLLLGIVPSTNPTSTTIYKSIIAIKARNGIVFSPHPSALKCTLQAAKLMHDAAVAAGAPANIIGCVSKPTMNATNELMKCNEVDMIIATGGTAMVKAAYSAGKPALGVGPGNVPAYIERTANIAKAVKNILTSKTFDNGTICASEQAVIVEECIRDQVVEEFKRQGAYFMTPEETEKVAQKLFVRGHAMNAKLVGRSADVVAASAGITIPPGTKVLIGEQKGVGEGYPLSYEKLTTVLAFYTVKDWQEACEVCIKLLNNGGVGHSLAIHTENPEMAMKFAEKPVFRILVNTPSTHGGVGISTALAPAFTLGCGTWGGSATSDNVTPMHLINIKRVAYGIKECAESTAAACSDCETRPGSPSAISEDQIMSLVDEVLTLLKKRGGY is encoded by the coding sequence TTGGAAACCTTTGATTATGATCTGCAATCTGTGCAAGAGGCCAGAAATCTTGCCCGCCAAGCCAAACTGGCACAAACTCAGCTGGCAAAATTTAATAGTGAGCAAATAGATAAAATTATTCAAAATATGGTTCGAGTGGCAGAAGAAAATGCGGTAGCTCTGGCACAAATGGCAGTGGAAGAAACCGGTTTTGGCAAAGTGGAAGATAAAACCATGAAAAACAAGTTGGCTTCCACAGAATTGTATAAGTTTATTAAGCCTATGCAAACCGTAGGTGTTATCAAAGACGATCAAGTTAACAAAGTTGTGGAAATTGCCGAGCCGGTGGGATTACTGCTGGGTATCGTTCCTTCCACCAACCCGACATCCACTACCATTTATAAATCCATTATTGCCATTAAAGCCCGTAACGGTATTGTCTTCTCGCCCCACCCCTCGGCTTTAAAATGCACGCTGCAAGCAGCCAAACTGATGCACGATGCAGCCGTAGCTGCCGGCGCTCCGGCCAACATCATCGGTTGTGTTTCAAAACCCACCATGAATGCAACCAATGAGTTGATGAAATGCAATGAAGTAGACATGATTATTGCTACGGGCGGCACAGCCATGGTTAAGGCGGCTTACAGTGCCGGCAAACCGGCTCTGGGGGTAGGACCGGGTAACGTTCCGGCGTATATTGAAAGAACTGCCAATATTGCCAAAGCAGTGAAAAACATTTTAACCAGTAAAACCTTTGACAACGGCACCATTTGTGCTTCTGAGCAGGCCGTCATTGTTGAAGAATGCATTCGTGATCAAGTTGTGGAAGAATTTAAGCGTCAGGGCGCTTACTTCATGACCCCTGAGGAAACAGAAAAAGTTGCGCAAAAATTGTTTGTGCGCGGCCATGCCATGAATGCTAAGCTGGTGGGACGGTCTGCCGATGTGGTGGCAGCCAGCGCCGGCATTACCATTCCGCCGGGAACCAAGGTATTAATCGGTGAGCAAAAGGGTGTTGGCGAAGGCTATCCCCTGTCCTACGAAAAGCTGACCACCGTGCTGGCCTTTTATACCGTAAAAGATTGGCAGGAAGCCTGCGAGGTGTGTATTAAGCTGTTAAATAACGGCGGTGTGGGACACAGCCTGGCCATTCATACTGAAAACCCGGAAATGGCTATGAAATTTGCTGAAAAACCTGTATTCCGCATTCTTGTCAACACTCCTTCTACCCATGGCGGGGTAGGTATCAGTACGGCCCTTGCACCTGCCTTTACACTGGGTTGCGGCACCTGGGGCGGCAGTGCCACCTCGGATAATGTGACCCCCATGCACTTAATTAATATTAAGCGTGTTGCTTATGGTATTAAAGAATGCGCCGAAAGCACCGCTGCCGCTTGTTCAGATTGTGAGACCCGCCCTGGCAGCCCCAGTGCCATCAGCGAAGATCAGATCATGAGCCTGGTGGATGAAGTTCTCACACTGCTGAAGAAACGAGGTGGCTACTAA
- a CDS encoding response regulator transcription factor: MRVVLIVEDELLELEFLRSVVSDELLAEDKVITCQSGAEAVKLAKQYRPDIIFMDIRIPEMDGLQAIEEIRKFLPQACIVILSAYSDFSYAQKAIRHQVQEYLLKPIKPAVFKQTFRNLLANIAKSKEPTGQEVDQPKSQIYFIEKSIKYIHDNFKQKLTLQMVSAHVFMNPQYFSRIFKKEVGVTYTDYVNKLKIEYACKLLKTTNYPVYRISSECGFTDPSYFNRVFVQLMNMTPKAYRRKHLCESTEISRQ, translated from the coding sequence ATGAGGGTAGTTTTAATAGTGGAAGATGAATTACTGGAACTGGAATTTCTTAGATCGGTTGTCTCAGATGAACTTTTGGCGGAAGATAAAGTAATTACCTGCCAGAGCGGGGCTGAGGCAGTTAAACTGGCCAAACAGTATCGCCCGGATATTATTTTCATGGATATTCGCATTCCGGAAATGGATGGCCTGCAAGCCATTGAGGAAATAAGAAAATTCCTGCCGCAGGCCTGCATTGTGATACTTTCTGCCTATTCAGACTTTTCCTATGCCCAAAAAGCCATTCGTCACCAGGTGCAGGAATATTTGCTGAAACCTATTAAACCGGCTGTATTTAAACAAACTTTTCGCAATCTGCTGGCAAATATTGCGAAAAGCAAAGAACCTACCGGCCAAGAAGTTGATCAGCCCAAATCCCAGATATATTTTATTGAAAAATCCATTAAGTATATTCATGATAATTTTAAACAGAAATTAACCCTGCAAATGGTTTCCGCCCACGTGTTTATGAATCCCCAATATTTTAGCCGTATTTTTAAAAAAGAGGTTGGGGTGACCTATACAGATTATGTAAATAAATTAAAGATTGAATATGCCTGTAAACTGTTAAAAACCACTAATTACCCTGTGTATCGTATTTCCAGCGAGTGTGGTTTTACCGATCCTTCTTATTTTAATCGCGTGTTTGTACAACTGATGAATATGACTCCCAAGGCATACAGAAGAAAGCATCTGTGCGAGAGCACGGAAATAAGCCGGCAATAG
- a CDS encoding BMC domain-containing protein, with translation MQALGLIETRGLLPAIECADAMLKTAQVELVGRTFVGGGLVTIIVTGDVGAVKAAVEAGSAAVEKIDHTSLIAQHVIPRPHPDIEGMVYDNPLPTQHLAIASTEQVAAGTEGTTSGSVMLKNLHKEGLDALVEEFGLAESINALKLLSVAKLRKLAREYKELGISGRAISKANKDLLIKKLAEYYRQSNK, from the coding sequence ATGCAGGCCCTTGGTTTAATTGAGACACGAGGACTCCTGCCGGCTATTGAATGTGCTGATGCGATGTTAAAGACGGCGCAAGTTGAACTTGTGGGGAGAACTTTTGTGGGGGGCGGTCTTGTAACAATCATCGTGACCGGTGACGTGGGGGCTGTCAAGGCTGCTGTAGAAGCAGGGAGTGCGGCGGTGGAAAAAATCGATCACACATCCCTGATTGCTCAACATGTTATACCCAGACCTCATCCGGATATCGAAGGCATGGTGTATGATAACCCCTTGCCAACGCAGCATCTGGCTATAGCATCAACAGAACAGGTTGCGGCCGGTACAGAAGGTACGACATCTGGGTCAGTCATGCTCAAGAATTTGCACAAAGAAGGACTTGATGCTTTGGTTGAGGAGTTCGGCCTGGCAGAGAGCATTAACGCCTTAAAATTGCTCTCTGTAGCTAAACTACGCAAGCTGGCCAGAGAGTATAAAGAACTGGGCATCTCAGGCAGGGCCATCTCCAAAGCAAACAAAGACTTGCTTATTAAAAAGCTGGCGGAATATTACCGTCAGAGTAATAAGTAA
- a CDS encoding cupin domain-containing protein, with translation MKKLVCADEVKAVAEKGLKVFCVEPNTIITPAARDLAKELGVEFTTAAPAGNHTCQTSVPQPKDDQPTTIDRELIYHIVKAVLANSHLAGVPGPSSGPPFITDGDPQSGFKIVRGRTVKYEPFDTGDPSTNVAYREVISKEDAKMSAGFLTIEKSRFEWELCYEEIDIVLEGCLTLTINGETFEACQGDVIFIPKGSKVTWSTTGYVKLFYVTYPANWPELMAQQ, from the coding sequence TTGAAAAAACTTGTGTGTGCAGATGAAGTAAAGGCCGTCGCAGAAAAAGGACTAAAGGTTTTCTGTGTAGAGCCCAATACCATCATCACACCGGCAGCCAGGGATCTTGCCAAAGAGCTGGGCGTGGAGTTTACCACAGCTGCGCCGGCAGGAAATCACACCTGTCAGACAAGCGTCCCGCAGCCGAAAGATGACCAACCCACAACAATTGACAGAGAATTGATTTATCACATTGTCAAAGCAGTGTTAGCTAACAGCCATCTGGCCGGAGTCCCCGGGCCGTCTTCCGGACCGCCTTTTATTACAGATGGTGACCCGCAAAGCGGATTTAAAATTGTGCGCGGCAGGACAGTTAAATACGAGCCCTTTGACACCGGTGATCCCAGCACAAACGTAGCTTATCGTGAAGTGATCAGTAAAGAAGATGCCAAAATGAGCGCGGGCTTTTTAACCATTGAGAAGTCCAGGTTTGAGTGGGAGCTGTGCTATGAAGAAATAGACATTGTTCTTGAGGGATGTCTGACTCTCACCATTAACGGTGAAACCTTTGAGGCATGCCAGGGAGATGTTATCTTCATTCCAAAAGGATCCAAGGTGACCTGGAGCACTACTGGGTATGTCAAACTTTTCTATGTAACCTACCCGGCAAACTGGCCTGAGCTGATGGCACAGCAATAG
- a CDS encoding histidine kinase, with the protein MNKSDKLLKDLIDANLYSRYSGLLSLSNISLQLVDTCGRILLEFNPSPDFCKRICQDDETKVCADCFSRFKNGRAERFTCRYGLVNIILPLEINQQTVGFVIGAQVYLPDSEYQKYLIDITSLAKEKNLKPEYIAKSIAAVKTVEPNKVEIHEQLCNHIAKNIAYEFSHSLNNTEKAIARLSIEKEMLERKIIDLEAKNMSLVINPHFLFNTLNTIARIAYFEKSHTTEELIYCLSDLLRYNLKQDDELHTIGNEVDNIEKYLYIQKVRFKNRLEYEIDMPDHIKPYRIPNMTIQPIVENALIHGISPKRDGGIIKIYAEKYKDDINIYVMDNGNGFPKEVLDNLHQTESKLGIGLRSTDKRLKQYFGEQYGLKIVKSDYSGSTVTISIPTKPNVRR; encoded by the coding sequence ATGAATAAAAGTGATAAATTGTTAAAAGACTTAATTGATGCCAATTTATATTCCCGTTACAGCGGACTTTTATCCCTGTCTAACATATCTTTACAGTTAGTTGATACCTGCGGCCGGATCCTTTTAGAGTTTAACCCGTCTCCTGATTTTTGCAAACGCATCTGCCAGGATGATGAAACTAAGGTTTGTGCCGACTGTTTTTCCAGATTTAAGAACGGTAGGGCAGAACGGTTTACCTGCCGGTACGGATTGGTTAACATAATTTTACCGTTAGAAATCAATCAGCAAACTGTCGGATTTGTTATTGGAGCACAGGTTTATTTGCCGGACAGTGAATACCAAAAGTATTTAATTGATATAACCTCGCTGGCAAAAGAAAAAAACCTTAAGCCGGAATACATTGCTAAATCAATTGCCGCCGTCAAAACTGTTGAACCAAACAAAGTTGAAATACATGAGCAGCTTTGCAACCATATTGCCAAAAATATTGCCTATGAATTTTCGCACAGCCTAAATAACACCGAAAAGGCTATTGCCAGGCTTTCTATTGAAAAAGAGATGCTGGAAAGAAAAATAATTGACCTGGAAGCAAAAAACATGTCCTTAGTAATCAATCCGCATTTTCTGTTTAATACGTTAAATACCATTGCGCGTATTGCTTATTTCGAGAAATCGCATACCACCGAAGAACTTATCTACTGTCTTTCTGATTTGTTGCGGTATAACCTGAAACAAGACGATGAATTGCACACCATCGGCAATGAGGTGGACAATATAGAGAAATATCTCTATATTCAAAAAGTTAGATTTAAAAATCGTTTGGAATATGAAATTGATATGCCTGATCATATAAAACCTTATCGAATACCTAACATGACCATCCAGCCCATTGTTGAAAATGCTTTGATCCACGGCATTTCCCCGAAAAGAGATGGCGGGATTATTAAAATATATGCAGAAAAGTATAAGGATGACATTAACATATATGTTATGGATAACGGCAACGGTTTTCCCAAAGAAGTGTTGGATAACTTGCATCAAACCGAAAGCAAGCTTGGTATCGGCCTGCGCAGCACAGACAAGCGTTTAAAGCAATATTTTGGCGAGCAATACGGGTTAAAAATAGTAAAGTCTGACTACAGCGGCAGTACTGTCACCATTTCGATTCCCACTAAACCCAACGTGAGGCGATAG